The DNA region ACGGCGTTGACCGTGATGCCCCGCGAGGCCAGCTCCAGGGCGGCGGACTTGGTCAGGCCGATCAGCCCGGCCTTGGCCGCGGCGTAGTTGGCCTGGCCGGCGTTGCCCGACTGGCCGACCACGGAAGTGATGTTGACGATGCGCCCGGCGCGGCGCTTCATCATGATCTTGGCCGCCTCGCGCAGGCAGGTGAAGGCGCCGATGAGGTTGACGCCGATGACGGCGGCGAAATCCTCGTCCTTCATGCGGACAAGGAGCCCGTCGCGCGTGATGCCGGCGTTGTTGACCAGCACGTGCAGGTCGGCCGCTTTCAGGTGCTCGGCGAAAAAGGCGGCCACGGCGGCGGGGTCGCCGGTATCCAGGGCCAGGGCCCGGGCCGAGCCGCCCGCGGCCGCGATGGCGTCGGCCACGGCGGCGGCCGCTTCGGGCTTGCTGACGTAGGTCAGGATCACGTCGAAGCCGTCGGCGGCGAGCCGTTTGGCAACGGCCGCGCCGATACCGCGAGAGCCGCCGGTGACCAGGGCCGTACGCATGGGCTGTGCTCCTTGTCGCGCTGTCAAATCCCCGGCGCGCGCTGCCGGAAAGGGTGATCGGGGACCGAGGCGGCCTGGCACGGCCCCAGCCCGGCCGGGCGTCAACCTAGCCGAAACGTCCGGCCACGGCAATGCGTTCCGCCGGGTCGGGCTGCTTGCCCCCGCAATAAAAGCAAACGCATTTTTACAACAAAACGAACATGTTCAGTCAGTGGCTCCTGAAATTCGCCGGCCTGGCCACCGCCCGGGCGGTCCTAGAACTGGAGCAGGGCCGAGCCCCAGGTGAAGCCGCCGCCGAAGGCCGCCAGCAGCACCTTGCCCCCGGCCGGGATGCGCCCGGCCGCCCGGGCCTCGACCAGGGCGACGCCCACGGTCGAAGCCGAGGTGTTGCCGAACCGAGCCACGGTGGACATGACCTTTTCCGTCCCCAGCGACAGCTTTTTCGCCACCGCCTCC from Solidesulfovibrio sp. includes:
- the fabG gene encoding 3-oxoacyl-[acyl-carrier-protein] reductase translates to MRTALVTGGSRGIGAAVAKRLAADGFDVILTYVSKPEAAAAVADAIAAAGGSARALALDTGDPAAVAAFFAEHLKAADLHVLVNNAGITRDGLLVRMKDEDFAAVIGVNLIGAFTCLREAAKIMMKRRAGRIVNITSVVGQSGNAGQANYAAAKAGLIGLTKSAALELASRGITVNAVAPGYVETDMTAGLSDAVKTAFAERIPLRRACSPEEIAAAVGFLAGDDAGYVTGQVLGINGGMYM